The sequence TAACAAGCTTTCTgacttctatttttttgtgtgtgaagtcTGTTCTTGATTATAAAATCACTTTATAATAAAGTCCAGAATGAACTCCAAACAATGAAGAAGTTTGTTCtttcattatataaaatatcatgAATTGTGAAGCATTACTGtgcttttatcttttctctaAAGATCAGTACTATAGTGGCCCATCTCTTGTTCTATCTACATTTTTTagggtttctttgactttcaaattaaatttttagaaaCTTATTTATAACTCATAAAATCACTTGGGCTACCCAATTAATAAAGCtacaatctaattttttttcctacaatatCACCTACAATTTACTactggtccttttttttttttttgatagttggtagattccaaagaaaaataattgtatcAAGATCTTTATTAACCTTAAAGTAATAAAATCATTAACTCCTTACAAAAAGTATATTTACAAGTGAATTCATCTCATATGAAATTGCTATTCTATGGTTTTTACTTACTAATTGTCCTATTATCTCATTGGTTTTATTTACCAGATCTTCGAAGAATACAAATATCCTTTACCTTAAGTATCCTTTATCTTATATATCTGAATGTCAATAAATGCCCTCAAATTTTCTAACACAAAAACTTAGAAGAAATAAGCACCAAATTTAGTAGTTGTTTCCCCTGGTGGGTAGGATGGAGGGGAAGAATATGCTTCCACTTCTTAAAAACTTTCCATATTTCCATATTGTTTGATTCTAGACTGAGTACATCTTTTGTAATGAAACCAAAATGGTTTTCTATGTTGCAGCTATGATTTTTCATAGTTAATATGTAACataagaaagtaaaacaattaTAGGTTCAGTCCATTTCCTCCCAGACTTAAGAGATTCCTCGAAAATACAGAAGTTGGATTTCACTTAATCACCTAGCAGTTCCTTAAACACTTTCTACAAACTTACCTGTAAATACAGTTTATTATCTTTTGTTATAGCATCCATAAGTTCTTTCTGTAGAGGTGGGTCTCCATTTACCCAGAGTCCACTGGTTGTATTCTTACCACTTAGACCATTAGTGCTGTTCTGTTTTTTATACAAAAGTACATAAGCTGTGTCTTTTGGAAAcctacttgtaattttctggacTGACTGAAATGAAGTAAATGTCACTCTGCTGTCATTAAATAAAAACCACTCTTTtgacatttccttattttctaagTCCTGTTCAATAATTGCAGTGGGACTATCTCTGCCCAATAAATGACTCTGAGAGGATGCTAAAACCAGAGTTTCAGATTGGTGGCACATCTGGTATGAAGACTCTGTACCTGTGATGTTTCTGGCATAAGAATAGTAATGACCACTTTCAGAGGATATACCAGAGTGAACAACAACAGAACTTAACAGATAGGGCACTAATTTTGCACAGCAAGCTTCTTCAGTCCcagaaggttttaattttttagctAGATTCTCACTAATATCAGTAAAATCAACATCTATGGACCAATTTTCTGACAATGAAGAGAGAGTAGAAATTCTTTTAACAGGTAACTCCAAAACCAGTGGCAGTGACACATCatctaaaatttttcttctcacttggTACTTCTGATCATAGGAAAATCTCAGGAGAGTAAGAATAAGGTATTCAGGTTCCTCCGTAATATGCATAGTTTTCTCAGCATTCTGTAGAGAGGCACAGTTTTCACAATAATATTGGTTGTCACCAGTAAGAATCTCTGGAGCCAAAAAATAATTTAGTAAGTCAGTTACTGAAGGTGGAGTTTCACCTCCTGGTTTCTGAGATATACCTTTATTAAGAACAATCTTGCTAGATTCATCAGGGGCAGAAGTATTTTCAGTACAGTGAAGCTCATCAGGAAGACTGTCTATAGTTCTTTCTTTCACAGTTGTATTGCAGACAAAGGCAGCTGTTGCTGAATTATAAACTACTGGTTCTTCTGAAGGATCAGGTACACTGGTTTGCATTAGACCACCATCTTGTACATTAAGTGCTGCTGCTGCATCTTGAAAAGGCAGGTTTTCCACAGAAGAAGAAGGACAAAAGGCAAGTGAAAGATCTGTAAAGGCTTCCACTTTTTGTGAGGTACTCCTGCAGTTCAAACAACATATATGAGTTCGCAGTTTTCCTCCAAACATTTTTTCTATTAAAGTCTTTTCACCGTCACTTGTATAAGAGGTCTCTGTTAGTAGAGCTGTCTTATTGGCTACTTCATTGTAGCCCAGACTTTCAGAAGGCTTGTGTGAAGACTGAACCTTCAAGACCTTTTCTTCTTCGTGGAGTCTGCAGGAGagtgtatcattatataatatcATTATAGaataattatttcacataagcttaaatgcaatttttctatttaagtATTAATTTAAAGAATCAAACTTCCCCTGCttacttgtgtctgatgctccttttatctactttgtcaacagatgagtagaacatatggaataaaaataaataatagggggaacaaatgttaaaataaatttagtttgaaatgctagtaatcaatgaaagggag is a genomic window of Tamandua tetradactyla isolate mTamTet1 chromosome 22, mTamTet1.pri, whole genome shotgun sequence containing:
- the USP38 gene encoding ubiquitin carboxyl-terminal hydrolase 38 isoform X2, which produces MIDWLSWPLAQHVETWVIALLKGLAAVQKFTILIDVTLLKIELVFNRLWFPLVRPGALAVLSHMLLSFQHSPEAFHLVVPHVVHLVHSFKSDGQPSSTAFLVQLTELIHCMMYHYSGFPDLYEPVLEAIKDFPKPSEEKIKLILNQSAWTSQSNSLASCLSRLSGKSETGKTGLINLGNTCYMNSVIQALFMATDFRRQVLSLNLNGCNSLMKKLQHLFAFLAHTQREAYAPRIFFEASRPPWFTPRSQQDCSEYLRFLLDRLHEEEKVLKVQSSHKPSESLGYNEVANKTALLTETSYTSDGEKTLIEKMFGGKLRTHICCLNCRSTSQKVEAFTDLSLAFCPSSSVENLPFQDAAAALNVQDGGLMQTSVPDPSEEPVVYNSATAAFVCNTTVKERTIDSLPDELHCTENTSAPDESSKIVLNKGISQKPGGETPPSVTDLLNYFLAPEILTGDNQYYCENCASLQNAEKTMHITEEPEYLILTLLRFSYDQKYQVRRKILDDVSLPLVLELPVKRISTLSSLSENWSIDVDFTDISENLAKKLKPSGTEEACCAKLVPYLLSSVVVHSGISSESGHYYSYARNITGTESSYQMCHQSETLVLASSQSHLLGRDSPTAIIEQDLENKEMSKEWFLFNDSRVTFTSFQSVQKITSRFPKDTAYVLLYKKQNSTNGLSGKNTTSGLWVNGDPPLQKELMDAITKDNKLYLQEQELNARARALQAASASCSFRPNGFDDNDPPGSCGPTGGGGGGGFNTVGRLVF